Proteins from one Natrinema salinisoli genomic window:
- a CDS encoding transcription initiation factor IIB, translating to MASPTRQRERDPETTEKTQEPERERVCDECDGGTLVKSEDQGELVCDQCGLIVEGTNIDHGPEWRAFNHSERQNKSRVGAPTTQTMHDKGLTTSIDWKNQDAYGRSISSDKRNQMRRLRKWQERIRTKDAGERNLQFALSETDRMASSLAIPRSVREVACVIYRRALDEDLIRGRSIEGVATSTLYAACRMEGIPRSLEEVAAVSRVERKEIGRTYRYVAQELNLEMEPVNPKKYVPRFCSELELSEEVQVKANEIIDTTTEKGLLSGKSPTGYAAAAIYAASLLCNEKKTQREVSDVAQVTEVTIRNRYQEQIEAMGIHE from the coding sequence ATGGCAAGCCCCACCCGTCAACGCGAGCGCGATCCTGAAACGACAGAAAAAACGCAGGAACCGGAGCGTGAGCGGGTGTGTGACGAGTGTGACGGGGGAACGCTCGTCAAGAGCGAGGATCAGGGCGAACTCGTCTGCGATCAGTGCGGTCTCATCGTCGAAGGAACGAACATCGACCACGGCCCGGAATGGCGCGCGTTCAACCACTCCGAGCGCCAGAACAAGTCACGCGTCGGCGCGCCGACGACCCAGACGATGCACGACAAGGGCCTGACGACCTCCATCGACTGGAAGAATCAGGACGCCTACGGCCGCTCGATCTCCTCGGACAAACGCAATCAGATGCGCCGCCTGCGCAAGTGGCAGGAACGAATCCGAACCAAGGACGCCGGCGAACGGAACCTTCAGTTCGCCCTCTCCGAGACCGACCGGATGGCCTCCTCGCTGGCGATTCCGCGATCCGTCCGCGAAGTCGCCTGCGTCATCTACCGACGCGCACTCGACGAAGACCTCATTCGCGGCCGTTCGATCGAAGGCGTCGCGACCAGTACGCTCTACGCCGCCTGCCGCATGGAAGGCATCCCCCGTTCGCTCGAGGAAGTCGCCGCCGTCTCCCGGGTCGAACGCAAAGAGATCGGCCGTACCTATCGCTACGTCGCACAGGAACTCAACCTCGAGATGGAACCGGTCAACCCGAAGAAGTACGTGCCGCGGTTTTGCTCGGAACTCGAACTCTCCGAAGAGGTGCAGGTGAAGGCGAACGAGATCATCGATACGACGACCGAGAAGGGGCTTCTCTCGGGCAAGTCGCCGACCGGCTACGCCGCGGCCGCGATCTACGCCGCCTCGCTACTTTGTAACGAGAAGAAGACCCAGCGCGAGGTCTCGGACGTCGCGCAGGTGACCGAGGTAACGATCCGGAACCGGTATCAGGAGCAGATCGAAGCGATGGGCATTCACGAGTAG
- a CDS encoding NAD+ synthase, translating into MIDLRFSEDELEQRREHITDFIRDQVDAAGTDGAVLGLSGGIDSTLTGTLAVEALGAENVHGLVLPATVSSDENMSDAERVAVDLEITYDVIEIEPIVDSLLAAYPEAEGDREAVGNARARVRGVMNYLVANHESRLVLGTGNRSEAAVGYFTKYGDGAVDCHPIGNLYKGQVRQLARHVGVPEELAAKTATAELWANQTDEEELGLSYETLDSILATHIDGPLPVAATCRLLEVDDETVERVREMYEQSEHKRNVPPAPPTLE; encoded by the coding sequence ATGATCGATCTTCGGTTTTCGGAAGATGAGCTCGAGCAGCGGCGCGAACACATCACGGACTTCATTCGCGACCAAGTCGACGCGGCGGGGACAGACGGTGCCGTCCTCGGGCTCTCGGGCGGGATCGACAGCACGCTGACCGGCACGCTCGCCGTCGAGGCGCTCGGCGCGGAGAACGTTCACGGACTCGTTCTGCCGGCGACCGTGAGCAGCGACGAGAACATGAGCGACGCGGAACGGGTCGCCGTGGACCTCGAGATCACGTACGACGTGATCGAGATCGAACCGATCGTCGACTCGCTGCTGGCGGCCTACCCCGAGGCCGAAGGCGACCGCGAGGCGGTCGGAAACGCGCGGGCTCGCGTCCGGGGGGTCATGAACTATCTCGTCGCCAACCACGAGAGTCGACTCGTTCTGGGGACGGGCAATCGCAGTGAGGCCGCCGTGGGCTACTTCACCAAGTACGGCGACGGGGCCGTCGACTGCCACCCGATCGGGAACCTCTACAAGGGACAGGTCCGCCAGCTCGCCCGTCACGTCGGTGTCCCTGAGGAACTGGCTGCCAAGACCGCGACCGCGGAGCTGTGGGCCAACCAGACCGACGAGGAGGAACTGGGACTCAGCTACGAGACGCTCGACTCGATACTCGCGACCCACATCGACGGGCCGCTTCCGGTCGCCGCGACCTGCCGGCTCCTCGAGGTCGACGACGAAACGGTCGAACGGGTCCGCGAGATGTACGAGCAAAGCGAGCACAAACGGAACGTCCCGCCGGCACCGCCGACGCTCGAGTAA
- a CDS encoding GNAT family N-acetyltransferase, with the protein MPGPVFLDADRVTLRPIEEEDLEFLQAKVNDPTIWRAIGRSRPLNSEQERDFFENVVCGDDTVDLLLVADSTPIGTIGFFDFDWEARTAEIGYWIAPEHHDQGYGTEATERVVRYAFDQLGLHRLSAHVFEFNEPSQRLLEGIGFTREGVHRDGEFVDGEHWDVYWYGLLEDEWRERAD; encoded by the coding sequence ATGCCCGGCCCAGTGTTTCTGGACGCCGACCGCGTGACGCTCCGACCGATCGAGGAGGAGGATCTCGAATTCCTGCAAGCGAAGGTCAACGATCCGACGATTTGGCGGGCGATCGGGCGATCCCGCCCTCTCAACAGCGAGCAGGAACGCGACTTCTTCGAGAACGTGGTCTGTGGGGACGACACCGTCGATCTGCTGCTCGTCGCCGATTCGACGCCGATCGGAACGATCGGCTTCTTCGACTTCGACTGGGAAGCCCGGACCGCCGAGATCGGCTACTGGATCGCACCCGAGCACCACGACCAGGGGTACGGCACCGAAGCGACGGAACGCGTCGTTCGGTACGCCTTCGACCAGCTCGGTCTCCATCGGCTCTCCGCCCACGTGTTCGAGTTCAACGAGCCGTCACAGCGGCTTCTCGAGGGAATCGGGTTCACCCGAGAGGGCGTTCATCGCGACGGCGAGTTCGTCGACGGCGAGCACTGGGACGTTTACTGGTACGGCCTGCTCGAGGACGAGTGGCGAGAACGAGCGGACTGA
- a CDS encoding enoyl-CoA hydratase/isomerase family protein, giving the protein MIDVAADGPIRTVTIDRPEARNALTVDGLETLEAAIDEAEESVIYLRGRGPAFSAGADLNEVAALEGDRDRAAEFARLGQRVARTIEDSPAVVVAGIDGPARGGGLELALACDIRVGTPDSTYGEPGVSFGLFGAWGGTVRLPRVLGEGDALEFALSGRSIDAEEALRIGLISRIEDDPRSVAEEIAGNAADALAALKRRIRDDGERATQERREADAFADLVAAHADDIDALLE; this is encoded by the coding sequence ATGATCGATGTCGCCGCAGACGGACCGATTCGGACCGTGACGATCGACCGCCCCGAGGCGCGCAACGCACTGACAGTCGACGGCCTGGAGACGCTCGAGGCGGCGATCGACGAGGCCGAGGAGTCCGTGATTTACCTCCGCGGACGCGGCCCGGCGTTCTCCGCGGGGGCCGATCTGAACGAGGTCGCGGCGCTCGAGGGGGATCGCGACCGCGCGGCCGAGTTCGCGCGTCTGGGGCAACGCGTGGCCCGGACCATCGAAGACTCGCCGGCGGTCGTCGTCGCGGGGATCGACGGTCCCGCACGCGGGGGCGGCCTCGAGCTGGCGTTGGCCTGCGACATCCGGGTCGGGACTCCCGACTCGACCTACGGCGAACCGGGGGTCAGCTTCGGCCTGTTCGGCGCCTGGGGCGGCACCGTCCGACTACCGCGCGTGCTGGGCGAGGGCGACGCCCTCGAGTTCGCGCTCTCGGGCCGATCGATCGACGCCGAAGAGGCGCTCCGGATCGGCCTGATCTCGCGCATCGAGGACGACCCCCGCTCCGTCGCCGAGGAGATCGCGGGGAACGCCGCGGACGCGCTCGCTGCCCTGAAACGACGGATTCGGGACGACGGCGAGCGCGCCACGCAGGAACGACGCGAGGCCGACGCGTTCGCCGACCTCGTCGCCGCCCACGCCGACGATATCGACGCGCTGCTCGAGTAG
- a CDS encoding DUF7114 family protein — MENADSCRRAAAEAVADVEPSQLHDYIEATLERASMVPGTLTLESAAMMAAEGRVSEDDRYVDSESGIEGGQEPADDGDPDRELDGVVTHAAGVQLIYEGLRLTRSLSHEEPWSASDADAGDGDLAILAADILVARGFYLLARTDAAGKAVRTVQSFGRDQTRRTELAAGDSDLETPSSNRDADTETAAGIETDGTDPASIDANLERDVLELAVLTGAVAVDKTPSPRLLAIAERLADAVSTSFPPAEEYLDDLEPSIREQSLEDHVTDRATSATDP, encoded by the coding sequence ATGGAGAATGCCGACAGCTGTCGGCGTGCCGCCGCCGAGGCCGTCGCGGACGTCGAACCGTCACAGCTACACGACTACATCGAAGCGACCCTCGAGCGCGCGTCGATGGTCCCCGGCACGCTCACACTCGAGAGCGCCGCGATGATGGCTGCTGAGGGCCGCGTCTCCGAGGACGACCGGTACGTCGACAGCGAGTCCGGGATCGAGGGGGGACAGGAGCCGGCGGACGACGGGGACCCGGATCGCGAACTCGACGGGGTCGTCACTCACGCGGCCGGCGTCCAACTCATCTACGAGGGGCTGCGATTGACCCGATCGCTCTCCCACGAGGAACCCTGGTCGGCGAGCGACGCCGACGCCGGCGACGGTGACCTCGCGATCCTCGCCGCCGACATCCTCGTCGCCCGCGGGTTCTACCTGCTGGCTCGCACCGACGCCGCCGGCAAAGCAGTCCGGACCGTCCAGTCGTTCGGACGGGACCAGACCCGCCGCACCGAACTCGCCGCCGGCGATAGCGACCTCGAGACACCCTCGTCCAATCGAGATGCCGACACCGAGACCGCGGCGGGGATCGAGACCGACGGCACGGACCCGGCATCGATCGACGCCAACCTCGAGCGAGACGTGCTCGAACTCGCCGTTCTCACCGGCGCCGTCGCCGTCGACAAAACCCCGTCGCCGCGCCTCCTCGCCATCGCGGAGCGACTCGCCGACGCCGTCAGCACGTCGTTTCCCCCGGCCGAGGAGTACCTCGACGATCTCGAGCCATCGATCCGGGAGCAGTCCCTCGAGGACCACGTGACCGATCGGGCGACCTCGGCGACGGATCCGTGA
- the gfo6 gene encoding D-xylose 1-dehydrogenase Gfo6: protein MALEDAFANFTRRDWEGESVSGTVRLAVVGVGGFARQRALPAIHNGSYCEATVLVTSSPDRATDIAEEYDVSHVIDYDAFLAGTHTDAYDGIYVATPNAFHGQYATAAADFGKHVICEKPLETTVERAREVVDACTDAGVTLMTAYRLQTEPTVRRTRELVREGVIGDVVQVHGGFSHPLLETASPDTWRLDPDLAGGGALVDLGIYPLNTIRFLLDCEPTGVYATTYSSGGPFANVDEHVAFQIEYETGTTASCTASFDAHASSQLELVGTEGKVHIESPFGGVVPQEMVVESGDIRMEYTGPTVDEVCEEFDYFGHCVLTGTAPEPDGEDGLADLHAIEAAYESAETRCRVALE, encoded by the coding sequence ATGGCACTCGAGGACGCCTTCGCGAACTTCACGCGACGGGACTGGGAGGGCGAATCGGTTTCGGGAACGGTCCGACTCGCGGTCGTCGGGGTCGGCGGCTTCGCACGTCAGCGCGCATTACCCGCGATTCACAACGGGAGCTACTGCGAGGCGACAGTACTGGTCACGAGCTCGCCCGATCGTGCGACCGACATCGCCGAGGAGTACGACGTCTCACACGTCATCGATTACGACGCGTTCCTCGCGGGCACCCATACGGACGCTTACGACGGAATCTACGTCGCAACGCCGAACGCGTTCCACGGCCAGTACGCGACCGCGGCGGCCGACTTCGGAAAGCACGTCATCTGCGAAAAGCCGCTCGAGACGACCGTCGAGCGCGCTCGGGAGGTCGTCGACGCCTGCACCGACGCCGGCGTGACGCTGATGACCGCCTATCGGCTCCAGACCGAGCCGACGGTCCGGCGCACGCGGGAACTCGTCCGCGAGGGCGTGATCGGCGACGTCGTGCAGGTCCACGGCGGCTTCTCGCACCCGCTGCTCGAAACCGCGAGCCCCGACACGTGGCGGCTCGACCCCGACCTCGCCGGCGGCGGCGCACTGGTCGACCTCGGGATCTATCCCCTCAATACGATTCGCTTCCTCCTCGACTGCGAGCCGACGGGCGTCTACGCCACCACCTACTCGAGCGGCGGCCCGTTCGCGAACGTCGACGAACACGTCGCCTTCCAGATCGAGTACGAGACCGGCACGACCGCCTCCTGTACGGCGAGTTTCGACGCCCACGCCAGTAGTCAGCTCGAGCTGGTCGGTACGGAGGGAAAGGTCCACATCGAATCGCCCTTCGGCGGCGTCGTCCCCCAGGAGATGGTCGTCGAGAGCGGCGACATCCGGATGGAGTATACGGGACCGACGGTCGACGAAGTTTGCGAGGAGTTCGACTACTTCGGCCACTGCGTGCTGACGGGCACGGCTCCCGAACCCGACGGCGAGGACGGACTCGCAGACCTCCACGCGATCGAGGCCGCCTACGAATCGGCCGAGACGCGGTGTCGGGTCGCGCTCGAGTGA